A portion of the Algisphaera agarilytica genome contains these proteins:
- the purF gene encoding amidophosphoribosyltransferase: protein MCGIVGLVAQTTVNQRLYDALTVLQHRGQDAAGIATDDGGYLRLRKDNGLVRDVFRTKHMRKLMGTMGIGHCRYPTAGCASSAEAQPFYVNAPYGITLAHNGNLTNSDQLTKEVYQTDLRHVNTTSDSEVLLNVFAHELHVTADPEPTPEGVFRAVSEVHRRCRGAYAAVAMINGHGIVAFRDPKGIRPLIYGQRHTLQGVETMFASESVALDSLGYEVVRDVAPGEAIYVDRNGNVHEQQCAEAPTLSPCIFEHVYLARPDSFVDGISVYKARLRMGEKLAEKVMRLQPDHDIDVVMPIPDSGRTSALSMAVELGVKYREGFIKNRYIGRTFIMPGQTERRKSVRKKLNPIDLEFRGKVVCLVDDSIVRGTTCSQIIEMARQCGAKKVYYCSAAPPVRHPNVYGIDMPAAQELIAHDRSVDEVAAEIGADWLIYQDLDDLIECAQEGNPQIEEFECSVFDGRYITGDIDAGYLSDLEQARNDLAKAERESKKAAEAEV from the coding sequence AACACCGCGGACAGGACGCCGCGGGTATCGCCACCGACGACGGCGGCTACCTGCGTCTGCGTAAGGACAACGGTCTGGTCCGGGACGTCTTCCGCACCAAGCACATGCGCAAGCTCATGGGCACCATGGGCATCGGGCACTGCCGCTACCCCACCGCGGGTTGTGCGAGCTCGGCCGAGGCCCAGCCGTTCTACGTCAACGCGCCTTACGGCATCACGCTGGCCCACAATGGCAACCTGACCAACTCCGATCAGCTCACCAAGGAGGTCTACCAGACCGACCTCCGCCACGTGAACACCACCAGCGACAGCGAGGTGCTGCTGAACGTGTTTGCCCACGAGCTGCACGTGACCGCTGACCCCGAGCCGACGCCCGAGGGCGTGTTCCGGGCGGTGTCCGAAGTGCATCGACGCTGCCGCGGGGCCTACGCCGCCGTGGCGATGATCAACGGCCACGGCATCGTCGCCTTCCGCGACCCCAAGGGCATCCGCCCGCTGATCTACGGCCAACGCCACACGCTCCAGGGCGTCGAAACCATGTTCGCCAGCGAATCGGTCGCGCTCGACTCGCTGGGTTATGAAGTCGTCCGCGACGTGGCCCCCGGTGAAGCGATCTACGTCGACCGGAACGGCAACGTCCACGAGCAGCAGTGTGCCGAGGCTCCCACGCTGTCGCCGTGTATTTTCGAGCACGTTTACCTGGCCCGTCCGGATTCGTTTGTGGACGGCATCAGCGTCTACAAGGCACGCCTCCGCATGGGCGAGAAGCTCGCGGAGAAGGTGATGCGGCTGCAGCCGGATCACGACATCGATGTGGTGATGCCCATCCCCGACTCGGGGCGGACCTCGGCGCTGTCGATGGCGGTCGAGCTCGGCGTGAAGTACCGCGAGGGGTTCATCAAGAACCGCTACATCGGCCGAACCTTCATCATGCCCGGCCAGACCGAGCGGCGCAAGAGCGTGCGTAAGAAACTCAACCCCATCGACCTGGAGTTCCGCGGCAAGGTGGTCTGTCTGGTCGACGACTCGATCGTGCGCGGCACCACGTGCAGCCAGATCATCGAGATGGCCCGGCAGTGCGGCGCAAAGAAGGTGTACTACTGCTCCGCGGCGCCGCCGGTGCGTCACCCCAACGTCTACGGCATCGACATGCCCGCGGCTCAGGAACTGATCGCCCACGACCGCTCGGTCGATGAGGTCGCCGCAGAGATCGGCGCGGATTGGTTGATCTACCAGGACCTCGACGACCTGATCGAATGCGCCCAGGAAGGCAATCCGCAGATCGAAGAGTTCGAGTGCTCGGTGTTCGACGGACGCTACATCACCGGCGACATCGATGCGGGCTACCTCTCCGACCTCGAGCAAGCGCGCAACGACCTCGCCAAGGCGGAACGCGAATCCAAGAAAGCCGCCGAAGCCGAGGTCTGA
- a CDS encoding DUF4340 domain-containing protein encodes MNFKTTLVMLVLLAAIAGAYLWMSSAGPRGASPQESLPDTLVTGREFQSITIQQQDQTLTLENQEGQWWQTQPVRFPVTGETVETLVNAGLSLVPRKVFSYDDESATIAPGEALSTLGLEPPRATVTYLSDTGTHQLLLGTYSVAGSAYLQLNGDERVYLVDPTLHNAVLNADPKSWRPQTLPTLDANRVNRITLTGGPQDLNLTRAEDGWSLAPDGGERADDELVTRLAMMAQHLKPLSYVSDAPDALTQYGLAEPRATLTTADATGARQTLRLGQDADLGGTSVYATWSDTDEASPVVFVLPADPINELPRITADLLRDPRVVTASPGTIRGQLVNRVGRDTVEINQSPDGQGLAFVEPETGYDPDIQRASRWLTTLTRVEPTGHVRAPREAQAPIALIELRLTGGRSEYVRLYADRDGREDVLLAVRESETVAALVPSEQVAPLLAPVVTLRDRNLPDVGPIEELRLTRDDGEAFNFALDPQQGWLPQNDDFTDQWHADRFKELGDWVASPRVRSWTALPELPRGPTARLSLGQGKPAYVVNVDQQLGQRTDLPGVFRLPEVIAPLFGEEYRQKLVLPYRPDQITRVTLGIESNPDSPNLPPAATISRNPQGVFVDAQGNRFDNQAQCAALLNTLAGLSAKRIIPARLPEQRQPPIRFWELATDDGQTHRLQRDNLGVWSLNDLTFFIEAEDDKLLKQLDTAWGKALVSP; translated from the coding sequence GTGAATTTCAAAACCACACTGGTGATGTTGGTCTTGCTGGCGGCGATCGCCGGGGCTTATCTGTGGATGAGCTCGGCCGGTCCCCGGGGCGCTTCGCCCCAGGAATCGCTGCCCGACACGCTGGTCACCGGCCGTGAGTTCCAATCCATCACCATCCAGCAGCAAGACCAGACGCTGACCCTGGAAAACCAGGAAGGCCAGTGGTGGCAGACCCAGCCGGTCCGGTTCCCTGTGACCGGCGAAACCGTCGAGACCCTGGTCAACGCCGGGCTCTCGCTGGTGCCACGCAAAGTTTTTTCCTACGACGACGAGTCCGCCACGATCGCCCCGGGCGAAGCGCTCAGCACCCTGGGCCTGGAGCCGCCCCGCGCCACGGTCACCTACCTCAGCGACACCGGAACCCACCAACTCCTGCTCGGGACCTACAGCGTCGCGGGCTCGGCCTACCTGCAATTGAATGGCGACGAGCGGGTCTATCTCGTTGACCCCACGCTGCACAACGCCGTCCTCAACGCCGACCCGAAATCGTGGCGCCCCCAAACGCTCCCGACGCTCGACGCCAACCGCGTCAACCGCATCACCCTGACCGGCGGCCCGCAGGACCTGAACCTCACGCGGGCCGAAGACGGCTGGTCGCTTGCCCCCGACGGCGGCGAACGCGCCGACGACGAGTTGGTGACGCGTCTGGCCATGATGGCCCAGCACCTCAAGCCCCTGAGCTACGTCAGCGACGCCCCGGACGCCTTGACCCAGTACGGCCTCGCCGAACCCCGCGCCACGCTCACCACCGCCGACGCCACCGGTGCACGCCAGACCCTCCGCCTCGGGCAGGACGCCGACCTCGGGGGCACCTCGGTTTACGCGACCTGGTCCGACACCGATGAGGCTTCGCCGGTGGTCTTCGTCCTGCCCGCCGACCCGATCAACGAGCTGCCTCGCATCACCGCCGACCTGCTCCGCGACCCGCGTGTCGTCACCGCTTCGCCGGGCACGATCCGCGGGCAGCTAGTCAACCGGGTCGGCCGCGACACCGTCGAGATCAATCAGAGCCCCGACGGTCAGGGGCTCGCGTTTGTCGAACCCGAAACCGGCTACGACCCCGATATCCAACGGGCCTCCCGCTGGCTCACGACCCTGACCCGCGTGGAGCCGACGGGCCACGTCCGGGCACCGCGTGAGGCCCAGGCCCCGATCGCGCTGATCGAGCTGCGTTTAACCGGCGGGCGTTCCGAATACGTCCGGCTGTACGCCGACCGCGACGGGCGGGAAGACGTGCTGCTCGCGGTGCGCGAAAGCGAGACCGTCGCGGCGCTGGTCCCCAGCGAGCAGGTCGCCCCCCTGCTGGCCCCGGTGGTGACGCTGCGTGACCGCAACCTGCCGGATGTAGGGCCGATCGAGGAACTACGCCTGACCCGCGACGACGGCGAGGCGTTCAACTTCGCTCTCGACCCACAGCAAGGGTGGCTCCCCCAGAACGACGACTTCACCGACCAATGGCACGCCGACCGCTTCAAAGAGCTTGGCGATTGGGTCGCGTCGCCGAGGGTCCGGTCGTGGACCGCACTGCCCGAGTTGCCGCGAGGCCCCACCGCTCGCCTGTCCCTGGGACAAGGCAAGCCCGCGTACGTCGTCAACGTCGATCAACAACTCGGGCAACGCACCGACCTGCCGGGCGTGTTCCGCCTGCCCGAAGTCATCGCCCCGCTCTTTGGCGAGGAGTACCGGCAGAAACTCGTCCTGCCCTACCGCCCCGATCAGATCACGCGTGTGACCCTCGGCATCGAATCCAATCCAGACTCGCCGAACCTCCCCCCCGCCGCGACCATCAGCCGCAACCCGCAAGGCGTCTTTGTCGACGCACAAGGCAATCGCTTCGACAACCAAGCGCAGTGCGCCGCCTTGCTGAACACCCTCGCGGGCCTCTCGGCCAAGCGGATCATCCCCGCCCGGCTGCCCGAACAACGCCAGCCGCCCATCCGATTCTGGGAACTCGCCACCGACGACGGCCAAACCCACCGCCTGCAACGCGACAACCTGGGGGTCTGGTCACTCAACGACCTGACCTTCTTCATCGAGGCCGAGGACGACAAGCTGCTCAAGCAGCTGGACACCGCCTGGGGCAAAGCGTTGGTTTCGCCCTGA
- a CDS encoding DUF7088 domain-containing protein, producing the protein MSGNQNTRRAKYGLNVAIAILVAVALVVVVNALVDWQVRQLPAGAKSWLRYDLTATRAYTLAPQTQKLLSELDDQITLTAVLRVDDKNGQDVADLLEEYADASNWLDIELIHPDRDLARLENFYRQLEEHFADETAPLEAAVTTGLEHLDRLSNDVAEMKGKIDTIVADDSWEDTQLRQEFQLLSNKLGEVQSTYANAGASLSGALNDPMPPWSNARADLLNALQKADSEVLTPFAREFARRAKDRNAPLAARDTLLRMDAMIEAAREPLRDAVQTLTAPPTPTRYDRMQASLRQGEVVVILGPERERVVPVAEMFTAPTADTPAAFIGEDRLTGTLVAMQITQPPLVVFVRDTPVSVTHPRGGYTHVTSRLATADFVLTEWAIGGSNDPRNPEQAAVAPPPSPAEGQQAVWIVPTLSLERTTQADRELVASVLKKRLAAGDGVLLCFSYDPEAQFRPTDPLIELAGAWGLSPQMHELLLHEGLGPDGRPRSQAAWPVRDWPSESPLGGALAGREVQLIAPTPINFEPRPNIVTQSLIELTQPKIWSATGLTTPQEIAESAFDAEREVQRPVVAATASATSEQGDATAGRLMVFTERHWLSDQQAGRRLGNSELFMNSTYWLAGLDEAIAATPRSQDIRRIDALSDGQQLAYRLVLLAGLPGLTLLAGVGVWFVRRRG; encoded by the coding sequence ATGAGCGGCAACCAAAACACCCGCCGAGCGAAGTACGGCCTGAACGTCGCGATCGCCATCCTGGTCGCCGTCGCGTTGGTCGTGGTGGTCAACGCCTTGGTGGATTGGCAAGTCCGGCAACTGCCTGCGGGCGCGAAGTCGTGGCTGCGCTACGACCTCACCGCCACGCGGGCCTATACCCTCGCGCCGCAGACCCAGAAGCTGCTGAGCGAGCTGGATGACCAGATCACGCTTACCGCGGTCCTCCGGGTGGACGACAAGAACGGCCAGGACGTCGCGGACCTGCTCGAAGAGTACGCCGACGCGAGCAACTGGCTGGACATCGAACTGATCCACCCCGACCGCGACCTGGCCCGCCTGGAAAACTTTTACCGCCAACTCGAAGAACACTTCGCCGACGAAACCGCCCCGCTCGAAGCGGCGGTGACCACGGGCCTGGAGCACCTCGACCGCTTGTCCAACGATGTGGCCGAGATGAAGGGCAAGATCGACACGATCGTGGCCGACGATTCGTGGGAAGACACCCAGCTCCGTCAGGAATTCCAGCTCCTGTCCAACAAGCTCGGTGAGGTGCAATCGACCTACGCCAATGCGGGGGCGTCGTTGAGCGGTGCGCTGAACGATCCGATGCCGCCGTGGTCCAACGCCCGCGCCGACCTGCTCAATGCGTTGCAGAAGGCCGACAGCGAGGTGCTCACGCCGTTCGCCCGGGAGTTTGCCCGCCGCGCCAAGGACCGCAACGCCCCGCTGGCCGCGCGCGACACGCTGCTTCGGATGGACGCGATGATCGAGGCGGCACGCGAGCCGCTCCGCGACGCCGTCCAGACACTGACCGCTCCGCCCACGCCCACCCGCTACGACCGCATGCAGGCGTCGCTGAGACAGGGCGAAGTTGTGGTCATCCTCGGCCCAGAACGCGAACGCGTCGTGCCCGTCGCCGAGATGTTCACCGCCCCCACCGCCGACACCCCCGCGGCGTTTATCGGCGAGGACCGCCTGACCGGCACGCTCGTCGCCATGCAGATCACCCAGCCGCCGCTGGTCGTGTTTGTGCGTGACACCCCGGTCAGCGTCACGCACCCGCGTGGCGGATACACCCACGTCACCAGCCGACTCGCCACCGCCGACTTTGTGCTCACCGAGTGGGCCATCGGCGGAAGCAACGATCCGCGCAACCCCGAACAGGCCGCAGTCGCCCCGCCGCCCTCGCCCGCCGAGGGGCAGCAAGCCGTGTGGATCGTGCCGACGTTGTCGCTGGAACGGACCACCCAGGCCGACCGCGAGTTGGTGGCCAGCGTGCTCAAGAAACGCCTCGCCGCGGGCGACGGCGTCCTGCTGTGCTTCAGCTACGACCCCGAGGCTCAGTTCCGCCCCACCGATCCCCTGATCGAGTTGGCGGGTGCCTGGGGCCTGTCGCCGCAGATGCATGAGTTGCTGCTTCACGAAGGCCTGGGGCCCGACGGCCGACCACGCAGCCAGGCCGCTTGGCCGGTGCGCGACTGGCCCAGCGAATCACCGCTCGGCGGCGCCCTGGCCGGACGCGAAGTCCAACTCATCGCGCCCACGCCGATCAACTTCGAGCCGCGCCCCAACATCGTGACCCAATCGCTCATCGAGCTGACCCAGCCCAAGATCTGGTCCGCCACGGGATTGACCACGCCCCAGGAGATCGCCGAGTCCGCGTTTGACGCCGAACGCGAAGTGCAACGCCCCGTCGTCGCGGCAACCGCCTCGGCCACTTCCGAGCAAGGCGACGCGACGGCCGGACGCCTGATGGTCTTCACCGAGCGTCACTGGTTGTCCGACCAGCAAGCCGGGCGACGCCTGGGCAACAGCGAGCTGTTCATGAACAGCACCTACTGGCTGGCCGGGCTCGACGAAGCCATCGCCGCAACGCCGCGCAGCCAGGACATCCGCCGGATCGATGCCCTCAGCGACGGGCAACAGCTGGCCTACCGCCTGGTGCTGCTGGCGGGCCTGCCGGGGCTGACGCTGCTGGCGGGGGTCGGGGTGTGGTTCGTTCGGCGTCGTGGGTGA
- a CDS encoding ABC transporter permease: MKATLTLMRRELASLFYSPIGYVVLAIFALGSSLVFYIGFAPGNHATMRVTYSGVVWLLIFLAPAISMRLVSEELSRGTIERLMTSPINDVQIVLGKWLAAMLFFAVLLSPLVVQIIVLELAADPDLGPIFTGLLGLLLVGCLYLAIGVFASAATENQIIAFLITVLVICCLTFLLFFLPTAGFIPPSVRSAMFYANVNRQFEDFNKGLIDLRNFVYFASMTALFLFLAIKLLESRRWR; encoded by the coding sequence ATGAAAGCCACGCTCACCCTCATGCGTCGCGAGTTGGCCAGCCTGTTCTACTCGCCCATCGGCTACGTGGTCCTGGCGATCTTCGCGCTCGGCTCATCACTGGTGTTCTACATCGGCTTCGCCCCGGGCAACCACGCGACGATGCGCGTGACCTACTCCGGCGTCGTCTGGCTGCTGATCTTCCTCGCCCCCGCCATCTCGATGCGGCTGGTTAGCGAAGAGCTCTCCCGCGGCACCATCGAACGACTCATGACCAGCCCGATCAACGATGTCCAGATCGTCCTGGGCAAATGGCTTGCGGCGATGCTGTTTTTCGCCGTGCTGTTGTCGCCGTTGGTCGTGCAGATCATCGTGCTCGAACTTGCGGCCGACCCGGACCTCGGGCCGATCTTCACGGGGCTGCTGGGGCTGCTATTGGTGGGCTGCCTGTACCTCGCGATCGGCGTGTTCGCCTCGGCGGCGACGGAGAACCAGATCATCGCTTTCCTCATCACGGTGCTGGTGATCTGCTGCCTGACGTTCCTGCTGTTCTTCCTGCCCACCGCAGGGTTCATCCCGCCGAGCGTCCGCTCGGCGATGTTCTACGCCAACGTCAACCGCCAGTTCGAAGACTTCAACAAGGGCCTGATCGACCTGCGCAACTTCGTGTACTTCGCCTCGATGACGGCGTTGTTCCTCTTCCTCGCCATCAAACTCTTGGAGAGTCGACGATGGCGATGA